One window from the genome of Helicobacter pylori encodes:
- a CDS encoding TrbC/VirB2 family protein, producing MSAHFLKIIFLVGMCVSSLFAEGLEGFFNALEAQLKSPIAKGILMVIFIGIAIYVWRNLDRWKEILFTILGVVFGIFLFFKAPSLANWFMGIF from the coding sequence ATGTCCGCTCATTTTTTAAAAATCATTTTTTTAGTAGGCATGTGCGTTTCAAGTTTGTTCGCTGAAGGTTTAGAGGGGTTTTTTAACGCCCTAGAAGCCCAGCTCAAAAGCCCCATCGCTAAGGGGATTTTAATGGTGATTTTCATAGGGATCGCTATTTATGTGTGGAGGAATTTAGACCGGTGGAAAGAGATTTTATTCACGATCCTTGGCGTGGTGTTTGGGATTTTTTTATTCTTTAAAGCCCCGAGTTTAGCGAATTGGTTCATGGGAATTTTTTGA
- the lpxE gene encoding lipid A 1-phosphatase LpxE, with the protein MLALSLGLILLGIFAPFPKVPKHKSVPLVFHFTEHYARFIPTILSVAIPLIQRDAIGLFQVANASIITTVLTHTTKRALNHVTINDQRLGERPYGGNFNMPSGHSSMVGLAVAFLMRRYSFKKYLWLLPLIPLTMLARIYLDAHTIGAVLAGLGVGMLCVSLFTSPKKP; encoded by the coding sequence TTGTTAGCGCTCAGTTTGGGCTTGATTTTATTGGGCATTTTTGCGCCCTTCCCTAAAGTCCCTAAACACAAAAGCGTGCCTTTGGTGTTTCATTTCACCGAGCATTACGCGCGCTTTATCCCTACGATTTTGTCTGTGGCTATCCCCTTAATTCAAAGAGATGCGATAGGGCTTTTTCAAGTCGCTAACGCTTCTATCATTACAACTGTCCTCACGCACACCACCAAAAGAGCCTTAAACCATGTAACAATCAACGATCAGCGTTTGGGCGAGCGCCCTTATGGGGGTAATTTCAACATGCCAAGCGGGCATTCGTCTATGGTGGGTTTGGCGGTGGCGTTTTTAATGCGCCGTTATTCTTTTAAAAAATACTTGTGGCTCTTGCCCCTAATCCCCTTAACCATGCTCGCTCGCATTTATTTAGATGCGCACACCATTGGCGCGGTGTTGGCCGGGCTTGGCGTTGGAATGTTGTGCGTAAGCCTTTTTACAAGCCCCAAAAAGCCTTAA
- the cheV1 gene encoding chemotaxis protein CheV1 — protein sequence MADSLAGIDQVTSLHKNNELQLLCFRLGKNKDLYAVNVFKIREVVKYHGNLTIISHENNSLVEGLIIIRELTIPLIDMKKWFYYDSQNKNKDLRPYRIEKEKGEDDIIMICEFSRWTIGVRIYEADRILSKKWTEMEQSAGLGGSAGNNKLVSRTRYFDGRLVQVVDIEKMLIDVFPWIEDEKHSDLETLSKIHSNQCVLLADDSPSVLKTMQMILDKLGVKHIDFINGKTLLEHLFNPTTDVGNIGLIITDLEMPEASGFEVIKQVKNDPLTSKIPIVVNSSMSGSSNEDMARSLKADDFISKSNPKDIQRVVKQFLELA from the coding sequence ATGGCTGATAGTTTAGCGGGCATTGATCAAGTTACGAGTTTGCATAAAAATAACGAGTTGCAATTGTTGTGTTTCAGGCTGGGTAAAAACAAGGATTTGTATGCGGTTAATGTCTTTAAGATCCGTGAAGTGGTGAAATACCATGGCAATCTCACTATCATCAGCCACGAAAACAATTCGCTCGTTGAGGGCTTAATCATTATAAGAGAGCTCACCATTCCCTTGATTGATATGAAAAAATGGTTTTATTATGACAGCCAAAACAAAAACAAGGATTTACGCCCTTATAGGATAGAAAAAGAAAAAGGCGAAGACGATATTATCATGATCTGTGAGTTTTCTCGCTGGACTATAGGGGTTAGGATCTATGAAGCGGATAGGATTTTGAGCAAGAAATGGACTGAAATGGAGCAAAGCGCTGGGCTAGGGGGATCTGCTGGGAATAACAAACTCGTGAGCCGCACGCGCTATTTTGACGGGCGTTTGGTGCAAGTGGTGGATATTGAAAAAATGCTTATAGATGTGTTCCCTTGGATTGAAGATGAAAAACACAGCGATTTAGAGACGCTCTCTAAAATCCATTCTAACCAATGCGTTTTGCTCGCTGATGACTCCCCAAGCGTTTTAAAAACCATGCAAATGATTTTAGACAAGCTGGGCGTCAAGCACATTGATTTTATCAATGGTAAAACCTTATTAGAACATTTGTTCAACCCCACAACCGATGTGGGTAATATTGGCCTGATTATTACCGATTTAGAAATGCCAGAAGCGAGCGGTTTTGAAGTGATCAAACAGGTTAAAAACGATCCTTTGACTTCAAAAATCCCTATCGTGGTCAATTCTTCTATGAGCGGCAGCTCTAATGAAGACATGGCCAGGAGTTTGAAAGCCGATGATTTCATCTCCAAGTCTAACCCCAAAGACATCCAGCGGGTGGTTAAGCAATTTTTGGAATTAGCATGA
- the eptA gene encoding phosphoethanolamine--lipid A transferase EptA gives MASLFHLKFLKPLSCLQAGLLYSLIFGVLYHFPLFAYVYKESNQVSFIAMMVVVLFCVNGALFLALGLISASLMRWSAIVFSWLNSVAFYFISTYKVFLNKSMMGNVLNTNTHEVLGFLSVKLFLFIVVFGVLPGYIIYKIPIKNSSKKAPFLAILALVFIFIASALANAKNWLWFDKHAKFIGGLILPFAYSVNAFRVSALKFFAPTIKPLPLFSPNHSNSFVVLVIGESARKHNYALYGYKKPTTPKLSKRLADNELTLFNATSCATYTTASLECILDSSFKNNAYENLPTYLTKAGIKVFWYSANDGEKNVKVTSYLKNYELIQKCPNCEAIAPYDESLLYNLPDLLKERSNENVLLILHLAGSHGPNYDNKVPLNFRVFKPYCSSADLSSCSKESLINAYDNTIFYNDYLLDRIISMLKNAKQPALMIYLSDHGESLGEGAYYLHGIPKSIAPKEQYEIPFIVYANDLFKEKHSIIQTQTPINQNVVFHSILGVFLDFKNPSVVYRPSLDLLKHKKE, from the coding sequence TTGGCATCATTATTCCATCTGAAGTTTTTAAAACCCCTGAGTTGTCTGCAAGCCGGTTTGCTTTATAGCCTTATTTTTGGCGTTTTATACCATTTCCCTTTGTTCGCTTATGTTTATAAAGAAAGCAACCAGGTTAGTTTTATCGCCATGATGGTTGTGGTGCTTTTTTGCGTTAATGGCGCTCTTTTTTTGGCGTTAGGCTTGATCTCTGCTTCTTTGATGCGTTGGAGCGCGATAGTTTTTAGTTGGCTCAATTCCGTCGCTTTCTATTTCATTAGCACCTATAAGGTGTTTTTAAATAAAAGCATGATGGGCAATGTCTTAAACACCAACACGCATGAAGTTTTAGGCTTTTTGAGCGTCAAATTATTCCTTTTTATCGTTGTTTTTGGGGTGTTACCCGGCTATATCATTTATAAAATCCCCATCAAAAATTCTTCTAAAAAAGCGCCCTTTTTAGCGATCTTGGCGTTAGTGTTTATTTTTATCGCTAGCGCTTTAGCTAACGCTAAAAATTGGCTGTGGTTTGACAAGCATGCGAAATTCATAGGGGGCTTAATCCTGCCCTTCGCTTATAGCGTGAACGCTTTTAGAGTGAGCGCTCTTAAATTTTTCGCCCCCACTATCAAGCCACTCCCTCTCTTTTCGCCCAACCATTCCAATTCGTTTGTGGTGCTAGTCATTGGCGAAAGCGCCAGAAAGCACAATTACGCCCTTTATGGCTATAAAAAACCCACCACCCCAAAATTAAGCAAGCGTTTAGCCGATAACGAACTCACTCTTTTTAACGCCACTTCTTGCGCCACTTACACGACAGCGAGTTTGGAATGTATTTTAGATTCTTCTTTTAAAAACAACGCCTATGAAAACTTGCCCACTTACTTGACTAAAGCCGGTATCAAAGTCTTTTGGTATAGCGCCAATGACGGCGAAAAGAATGTTAAGGTTACCAGCTATCTCAAAAACTATGAATTGATTCAAAAATGCCCCAATTGCGAAGCAATCGCCCCTTATGATGAATCCTTACTCTATAATTTGCCTGACCTTTTAAAAGAACGCTCTAATGAAAATGTCTTACTCATCTTACACCTTGCCGGCTCGCATGGCCCCAACTACGACAATAAAGTGCCTTTAAATTTTAGGGTGTTTAAGCCCTATTGCTCAAGCGCTGATCTGTCTTCTTGCTCCAAAGAAAGCCTGATTAACGCCTATGACAACACCATTTTTTACAACGACTATCTGTTAGATAGAATCATTAGCATGCTCAAAAACGCCAAGCAGCCCGCCTTAATGATCTATTTGAGCGATCATGGCGAAAGTTTGGGCGAAGGAGCGTATTATTTGCATGGCATTCCTAAAAGCATCGCTCCCAAAGAACAATACGAGATCCCCTTTATCGTTTATGCCAATGATCTTTTCAAAGAGAAGCATTCCATCATTCAAACCCAAACCCCAATCAATCAAAATGTTGTTTTCCATAGCATTTTAGGGGTGTTTTTGGATTTTAAAAACCCTAGCGTTGTTTATCGCCCTTCTTTAGATCTGCTTAAACACAAAAAAGAGTAA
- the nspC gene encoding carboxynorspermidine decarboxylase yields the protein MKKYSAIPTPCYVLESERLEKNAKILEIVRQQSGAKVLLALKGYAFWREFGILRQKLNGCCASGLYEAKLAFEEFGGRESHKEICVYSPAFKEAEMSAILPLATSIIFNSFYQYATYKDRILDKNKQLENLGLSPIKMGLRINPLYSEVTPAIYNPCSKMSRLGITPSGFEKGVKEHGLEGVSGLHFHTHCEQNADALCRTLEHVEKHFKPYLENMAWVNFGGGHHITKSDYDVNLLIQTIKDFKERYHNIEVVLEPGEAIGWQCGFLIASVIDIVQNDQEIAILDASFSAHMPDCLEMPYRPSILKISVENDEEIIEVEKGENQGAFSYFLGGPTCLAGDFMGSFSFETPLKRGDKIVFQDMLHYTIVKNNSFNGVPLPSLAKIDSQGFKILKNFSYEDYKNRN from the coding sequence ATGAAAAAATACAGCGCTATCCCCACCCCTTGCTATGTGCTAGAGAGCGAACGCTTAGAAAAAAACGCCAAGATTTTAGAAATCGTGCGCCAACAAAGCGGGGCAAAGGTTTTGCTCGCTTTAAAAGGGTATGCGTTTTGGCGTGAGTTTGGGATTTTAAGGCAAAAATTGAACGGGTGTTGCGCGAGCGGTCTTTATGAAGCTAAGCTCGCTTTTGAAGAGTTTGGGGGGCGAGAGAGCCACAAAGAAATTTGCGTTTATAGCCCGGCTTTTAAAGAGGCTGAAATGAGCGCGATTTTACCCCTAGCGACAAGCATCATTTTCAACTCTTTTTACCAATACGCCACCTATAAAGACAGGATTTTGGATAAAAACAAGCAATTAGAAAACTTGGGCTTAAGCCCCATTAAAATGGGTTTGAGAATAAACCCTCTCTACAGCGAAGTAACCCCAGCGATCTATAACCCATGCTCTAAAATGAGCCGGTTAGGGATTACGCCTAGCGGATTTGAAAAGGGGGTTAAAGAGCATGGCTTAGAGGGGGTGAGCGGGTTGCATTTCCATACGCATTGCGAGCAAAACGCTGACGCTTTGTGCCGGACTTTAGAGCATGTAGAAAAGCATTTCAAGCCTTATTTAGAAAACATGGCGTGGGTGAATTTTGGTGGGGGGCATCATATCACTAAGAGCGATTATGATGTGAATTTACTCATCCAAACGATTAAGGATTTTAAAGAGCGTTATCATAATATAGAAGTGGTTTTAGAGCCCGGGGAAGCCATAGGGTGGCAATGCGGGTTTTTAATCGCAAGCGTGATAGACATCGTTCAAAACGATCAAGAAATTGCGATTTTAGACGCTTCTTTTAGCGCTCACATGCCCGATTGCTTAGAGATGCCTTATCGCCCTAGTATCCTTAAAATTTCCGTAGAAAACGATGAAGAAATTATTGAAGTTGAAAAGGGCGAAAATCAAGGGGCGTTTTCTTATTTTTTAGGCGGCCCTACTTGTTTAGCGGGGGATTTTATGGGGAGCTTTAGCTTTGAAACGCCTTTAAAAAGGGGCGATAAGATCGTGTTTCAAGACATGCTCCATTATACGATCGTCAAAAACAACTCGTTTAATGGCGTGCCGCTCCCAAGCCTAGCTAAAATAGACTCGCAAGGTTTTAAGATCCTTAAAAACTTTTCTTATGAAGATTACAAAAATAGGAATTAA
- a CDS encoding COG3014 family protein, with protein sequence MDLEHFNTLYYEESPKQAYEYSKQFTKKKKNALLWDLQNGLSALYARDYKTSLGVLDQAEQRFDKTQSAFTRGAGYVGATMINDNVRAYGGNIYEGVLINYYKAIDYMLLNDSAKARVQFNRANERQRRAKEFYYEEVQKAIKEIDSSKKHNINMERSRVEVSEILNNTYSNLDKYEAYQGLLNPAVSYLSGLFYALNGDKNKGLGYLNEAYGISQSPFVAQDLVFFKNPNRSHFTWIIIEDGKEPQKSEFKIDVPIFMIDSVYNVSIALPKLEKGEAFYQNFTLKDGEKVTPFDTLASIDAVVASEFRKQLPYIITRAILSATFKVGMQAVANYYLGFVGGLVTSLYSGVSTFADTRSTSIFAHKIYLMRIKNKAFESYEVQADSIDAFSFSLKPCKRSLESPKVIDARELLSGFVAAPQIFCSNRHNILYVRSFKNGFVLSRLK encoded by the coding sequence ATGGACTTAGAACATTTTAACACGCTCTATTATGAAGAAAGCCCCAAACAAGCTTATGAATATTCCAAACAATTCACTAAGAAAAAAAAGAACGCTCTTTTATGGGACTTGCAAAACGGCTTGAGCGCTTTATACGCAAGGGATTATAAGACTTCTTTAGGGGTATTGGATCAAGCCGAGCAACGCTTTGATAAAACCCAAAGCGCTTTCACAAGAGGGGCTGGTTATGTGGGCGCTACCATGATTAATGATAACGTGCGCGCTTATGGGGGGAATATTTATGAGGGCGTTTTAATCAATTATTACAAAGCGATAGACTACATGCTTTTAAACGATAGCGCGAAAGCTAGGGTGCAATTCAACCGCGCGAACGAACGCCAGCGCAGGGCTAAAGAATTTTATTATGAGGAAGTGCAAAAAGCCATTAAAGAGATCGATTCTAGCAAAAAGCACAATATTAATATGGAACGCTCTAGGGTAGAAGTGAGCGAGATTTTAAACAACACCTATTCTAATTTAGACAAATACGAAGCTTATCAAGGCTTGCTTAACCCGGCGGTTTCGTATCTTTCAGGGTTGTTTTACGCTTTAAATGGGGATAAGAATAAGGGGTTAGGCTATCTTAATGAAGCCTATGGGATCAGTCAAAGCCCTTTTGTAGCCCAAGACTTGGTTTTTTTCAAAAACCCTAACAGGAGTCATTTCACTTGGATCATCATTGAAGATGGTAAAGAGCCGCAAAAAAGCGAATTTAAAATTGATGTGCCTATTTTTATGATCGATTCGGTTTATAACGTGAGTATAGCCTTGCCCAAGCTAGAAAAAGGGGAAGCGTTTTATCAAAATTTCACTCTTAAAGATGGAGAAAAAGTAACGCCCTTTGACACTTTAGCCTCAATAGATGCGGTGGTCGCTAGCGAATTCAGGAAGCAATTGCCCTACATTATCACTAGGGCTATTTTATCGGCCACTTTTAAAGTGGGCATGCAAGCGGTGGCGAACTATTATTTGGGGTTTGTTGGAGGGCTAGTAACTTCGTTGTATTCAGGTGTGAGCACCTTTGCAGACACTAGAAGCACGAGCATTTTTGCCCATAAAATCTATCTTATGCGTATCAAAAATAAGGCTTTTGAAAGTTATGAAGTTCAAGCTGATTCTATTGACGCTTTTTCGTTTTCCTTAAAGCCTTGCAAAAGATCGCTTGAAAGCCCCAAAGTCATTGACGCTAGGGAATTGCTTTCAGGGTTTGTAGCAGCCCCACAAATCTTTTGCTCTAACCGCCATAATATTTTATACGTGCGCAGCTTTAAAAACGGGTTTGTTTTGAGTCGTTTAAAATGA
- a CDS encoding MnmA/TRMU family protein — protein MKQIKALALFSGGLDSLLSMKLLIDQGIEVSALHFNIGFGGNKDKREYFENATAQIGAKLLVCDIREQFFNDVLFKPKYGYGKYFNPCIDCHANMFRNAFYKMLELNADFVLSGEVLGQRPKSQRKEALNQVRKLVREVGEEARFDPILDRTQASGEKPQFLDELLLRPMSAKLLEPTFMEKKGFVDREKLLDVSGRGRTRQLQMIKDYGLKYYEKPGGGCLLTDIQVSNKIKNLKEYREMVFEDSVIVKNGRYFVLPHNARLVVARNEEENHKLDIEHPLMDKIELLSCKGPLSLVDKNASQEDKELAGRIALGYAKTLKNQAYLIQIGDEKRELYPLDKENAREYLFA, from the coding sequence ATGAAACAAATAAAAGCTTTAGCCCTATTTAGTGGGGGGTTGGATAGTTTGTTGTCCATGAAATTACTCATTGATCAAGGCATTGAAGTGAGCGCTTTACACTTCAATATAGGGTTTGGGGGGAATAAAGATAAAAGAGAGTATTTTGAAAACGCCACCGCGCAAATTGGGGCTAAGCTCCTAGTGTGCGATATTAGAGAGCAGTTTTTTAACGATGTGTTGTTTAAGCCCAAATACGGCTATGGGAAGTATTTCAACCCTTGCATTGATTGCCATGCCAACATGTTTAGGAACGCTTTTTATAAAATGCTTGAATTGAACGCGGATTTTGTTTTGAGCGGGGAAGTGTTGGGGCAACGCCCTAAATCCCAAAGGAAAGAAGCGCTCAATCAGGTGAGGAAATTAGTCAGAGAAGTGGGCGAAGAGGCGCGTTTTGATCCCATTTTAGACCGAACGCAAGCAAGCGGTGAAAAACCGCAATTTTTAGATGAATTGCTCTTAAGGCCCATGAGCGCTAAACTCTTAGAGCCTACTTTTATGGAAAAAAAGGGTTTTGTTGATAGAGAAAAGCTTTTAGATGTGAGTGGTAGGGGGCGCACTAGGCAATTGCAAATGATCAAAGATTATGGCTTGAAATATTATGAAAAGCCAGGTGGGGGGTGCTTGCTTACGGATATTCAAGTGAGCAATAAGATTAAGAATTTGAAAGAATACAGAGAAATGGTGTTTGAAGACAGCGTGATTGTCAAAAACGGGCGTTATTTTGTCTTACCCCATAACGCTCGTTTGGTGGTGGCAAGGAATGAAGAAGAAAACCATAAGCTAGACATTGAGCACCCCTTAATGGATAAGATTGAATTATTAAGCTGTAAAGGCCCTTTGAGTTTGGTGGATAAAAACGCCAGCCAAGAAGATAAAGAATTGGCCGGCCGTATCGCTTTAGGCTATGCTAAGACTTTAAAAAATCAAGCTTACCTCATTCAAATAGGGGATGAAAAGCGCGAACTTTACCCTTTGGATAAAGAGAACGCTAGGGAGTATTTGTTCGCTTGA
- a CDS encoding VirB4 family type IV secretion/conjugal transfer ATPase, which translates to MLEKLLSAVKQKVSNYFLGVLPKSYSMSEENNILGLYDEHFLLTKNENLVGILRLEGVSYTHLSTEQLQDLFTERQMALDSLEKVVARLVVKRRKIDHQQNIQSDSKYLQAILNQFENKEVYENQYFLVLESTHSLHGVLEHKKKSFMHANRENFKDILSYKAHFLQETLKSLEIQLKNYAPKLLSSKEVLNFYAEYINGFDLPLKPLVGGYLSDSYIASSITFEKDYFIQESFNQKTYNRLIGIKAYESERITSIAVGALLYQETPLDIIFSIEPMSAHKTLSFLKERAKFSMSSLVKNELLEYQELVKTKRLSMQKFALNVLIKAPSLEDLDAQTSLILGLLFKENLVGVIETFGLKGGYFSFFPERIHLNHRLRFLTSKALACLMVFERQNLGFKANSWGNSPLSVFKNLDYSPFLFNFHNQEVSHNNAKEIARVNGHTLVIGATGSGKSTLISFLMMSALKYQNMRLLAFDRMQGLYSFTEFFKGHYHDGQSFSINPFCLEPNLQNLEFLQSFFLSMFDLAPSRDKEALEDMNAISCAIKSLYETLYPKDFSLLDFKETLKRTSSNQLGLSLEPYLNNPLFNALNDAFNSNAFLNVINLDAITQNPKDLGLLAYYLFYKILEESRKNDSGFLVFLDEFKSYVENDLLNTKINALITQARKANGVVVLALQDIYQLSGVKNAHSFLSNMGTLILYPQKNARELKHNFNVPLSETEISFLENTPLYARQVLVKNLGNGSSNMIDVSLEGLGRYLKIFNSDSSHVNKVKALQKDYPTEWREKLLKS; encoded by the coding sequence ATGTTAGAAAAGCTTTTGAGCGCTGTCAAACAAAAAGTTTCAAACTATTTTTTAGGGGTTTTGCCTAAAAGCTATTCTATGAGCGAAGAAAACAACATTTTAGGCTTGTATGATGAGCATTTCTTGCTCACTAAAAACGAAAACTTAGTGGGAATTCTCCGTTTAGAGGGGGTGAGTTACACCCATTTAAGCACAGAGCAATTGCAAGATCTTTTCACCGAGCGCCAAATGGCGTTGGATTCTTTAGAAAAAGTCGTGGCGCGCCTTGTGGTTAAAAGGCGTAAAATTGATCACCAACAAAACATTCAATCTGATTCTAAATACTTGCAAGCGATTTTGAATCAATTTGAAAACAAAGAAGTGTATGAAAATCAGTATTTTTTAGTTTTAGAAAGCACTCACTCTTTGCATGGTGTTTTGGAGCATAAGAAAAAATCTTTCATGCATGCTAATAGGGAAAATTTTAAGGATATTCTCTCTTATAAAGCGCATTTTTTGCAAGAAACTTTAAAAAGCCTAGAAATCCAGCTCAAAAATTATGCCCCCAAACTCTTAAGCTCTAAAGAGGTTTTGAATTTTTATGCAGAATACATTAATGGGTTTGATCTCCCCCTAAAACCCCTAGTAGGGGGGTATTTGAGCGATAGCTATATCGCTAGTTCCATCACTTTTGAAAAAGATTACTTCATTCAAGAGAGCTTTAACCAAAAAACCTATAACCGCTTGATTGGCATTAAAGCTTATGAGAGCGAGCGCATCACTTCTATAGCGGTGGGAGCGCTTTTATACCAAGAGACGCCTTTGGATATTATCTTTTCCATAGAGCCTATGAGCGCGCATAAAACGCTGAGTTTTTTAAAAGAGAGAGCCAAGTTTAGCATGTCTAGTCTTGTTAAAAACGAGCTATTAGAATACCAAGAATTAGTCAAAACCAAACGCCTATCCATGCAAAAATTCGCCCTAAACGTTCTTATCAAAGCCCCCAGTTTAGAGGATTTAGACGCTCAAACGAGCTTAATTTTAGGGCTTTTATTTAAAGAAAACTTAGTGGGCGTTATAGAAACTTTTGGCTTGAAAGGGGGGTATTTTTCCTTTTTCCCTGAACGCATCCATTTAAACCACCGCTTGCGTTTTTTAACCTCTAAAGCCCTAGCGTGTTTAATGGTGTTTGAAAGGCAAAATTTAGGTTTTAAGGCTAATTCATGGGGGAATAGCCCTTTGAGCGTGTTTAAAAATTTGGATTATTCCCCTTTTTTATTCAATTTCCACAACCAAGAAGTGAGCCACAATAACGCTAAAGAAATCGCCAGAGTGAATGGGCATACTTTAGTTATAGGGGCTACCGGGAGCGGTAAAAGCACGCTGATTAGCTTTTTAATGATGAGCGCTTTGAAATACCAAAACATGCGCCTTTTAGCCTTTGACAGGATGCAAGGGCTGTATTCTTTCACCGAATTTTTTAAAGGGCATTACCATGACGGCCAATCTTTTAGCATTAACCCCTTTTGTTTAGAGCCTAATTTACAGAATTTAGAATTTTTGCAATCCTTCTTTTTGAGCATGTTTGATCTCGCCCCTTCAAGGGATAAAGAAGCCTTAGAAGACATGAATGCGATTTCTTGTGCGATTAAGAGCCTTTATGAGACCCTATACCCCAAAGATTTTAGTTTGCTAGATTTTAAAGAAACGCTTAAAAGAACCTCATCTAACCAATTGGGCTTGAGTTTAGAGCCGTATTTGAATAACCCCCTTTTTAACGCTTTGAATGACGCGTTCAACTCCAACGCTTTTTTAAACGTGATAAACCTAGATGCGATCACCCAAAACCCTAAAGACTTAGGGCTTTTAGCCTATTACTTGTTTTATAAGATCTTAGAAGAGTCCAGGAAAAACGACAGCGGGTTTTTGGTTTTTTTAGACGAATTTAAATCCTATGTGGAAAACGATTTGTTGAACACTAAAATCAACGCTTTAATCACGCAAGCCAGGAAAGCTAATGGCGTGGTGGTGTTGGCCTTGCAAGACATTTACCAATTAAGCGGGGTCAAAAACGCCCATAGTTTTTTAAGCAACATGGGGACTCTTATTTTGTATCCGCAAAAAAACGCTAGGGAGTTGAAACACAATTTTAATGTGCCTTTGAGCGAGACTGAAATTTCATTTTTAGAAAACACCCCTTTGTATGCCAGGCAGGTTTTAGTCAAAAATCTGGGTAACGGGAGTTCTAACATGATTGACGTGAGTTTGGAGGGCTTGGGGCGTTATTTGAAAATCTTTAATTCGGATTCTAGTCATGTCAATAAAGTGAAAGCGTTACAAAAAGACTACCCTACAGAGTGGCGTGAGAAACTTTTGAAGAGCTAG
- a CDS encoding DUF5718 family protein: MQEFLGFGVVGNFAGHLEQAGESHSFINMKSEEKDAPKGLFPFYIPYENCYLGRCCINNHKIILPSDPHLRVQAEPEIALECDVKYDEKHLVTKLVPNFFMAFNDASVRNLEATKLSQKKNFSPASKGIGQKLPIDRFVYGGVCNNFSIASFLKYNNVWHIYGENSKLLKYEFFYQKLLDWIKDRLNHQQDGDSLEALRPFLERHNFPTKMIFAIGATPYMPFAQEHFLQKGDEVVIVAYNHLQYSFEKIQSLLEEYTLQTKEHTNLSYVYQIVE, from the coding sequence ATGCAAGAGTTTTTAGGTTTTGGTGTGGTGGGGAATTTTGCAGGGCATTTGGAGCAAGCAGGAGAGAGTCATAGTTTTATTAACATGAAAAGCGAAGAAAAGGACGCCCCTAAGGGGTTATTCCCTTTTTATATCCCGTATGAGAATTGCTATTTGGGGCGTTGTTGCATTAATAACCATAAGATTATTTTGCCTAGTGATCCACATTTAAGGGTGCAAGCAGAGCCAGAAATCGCTTTAGAATGCGATGTCAAATATGATGAAAAACATTTGGTAACCAAGCTTGTGCCTAATTTTTTCATGGCGTTTAATGACGCTTCTGTGCGCAATTTAGAAGCCACAAAGCTCTCCCAAAAAAAGAATTTTTCACCAGCTTCTAAAGGTATAGGGCAGAAATTGCCCATTGACAGGTTTGTTTATGGGGGGGTGTGCAACAATTTCTCTATCGCGTCTTTTTTGAAATACAATAATGTTTGGCACATTTATGGGGAAAACAGCAAATTGCTCAAATACGAGTTTTTTTATCAAAAGCTTTTAGATTGGATTAAAGACAGATTGAACCACCAACAAGATGGCGACTCTTTAGAGGCTCTAAGACCTTTTTTAGAGCGCCATAATTTCCCCACCAAAATGATTTTTGCGATTGGGGCTACCCCTTATATGCCTTTTGCACAAGAGCATTTTTTACAAAAAGGCGATGAGGTGGTGATCGTTGCTTACAACCATTTACAATACAGTTTTGAAAAGATTCAAAGCCTCTTAGAAGAATACACCCTACAAACCAAAGAACACACCAATCTTTCTTATGTCTATCAAATCGTAGAATAG
- a CDS encoding competence protein ComB, which produces MIILSASVKNLREISVKEKFLWLNAKSYLISVFVPFILLPWIDLLSASLLYLGFLALFSVLEFFDEDIADIIIARSKIKTKTKCYRA; this is translated from the coding sequence ATGATTATCCTATCAGCGAGCGTGAAGAATTTGCGTGAAATTTCGGTTAAAGAAAAATTTTTATGGCTGAACGCTAAGTCTTATTTGATTTCTGTTTTTGTGCCTTTTATTTTGCTCCCTTGGATTGATTTGTTGAGCGCTTCTTTATTGTATTTAGGGTTTTTAGCGCTCTTTAGCGTGTTGGAATTTTTTGATGAAGATATTGCAGATATTATTATTGCCAGAAGCAAAATAAAGACTAAAACCAAATGTTATAGAGCGTAG